One region of Streptomyces capillispiralis genomic DNA includes:
- a CDS encoding DEAD/DEAH box helicase: MSERTVTAGRDTTGPGGADGADVPVRLAAVFLPAPLPREGRFAFYDPEAAPAGEGIPDSTDGPARPADLTVVRPHGAGVRRRTVPALSLPVDEALPLLVRARHDPAAHPATACWGAAALHALRLTARGRLLPGLTATGHDAWRAGPLDPDDVAHLRAVAAALPPEGHAVPLPGPGALRLPRPEALVRAFLDAVADTLPRTPAAPYASGLPFAARKPQRLPHAHDWAAEVAAGMDAGVRISLRLDLSAYDLFDAGDGAGGDGSGTRGAGAAIVQVHSLADPTLVADAAALWSGEADGAFGPRARVDAALAVRRAARVWPPLDRLSDQDVPDVLALSEDELNDLLGVAATRLAAAGVAVHWPRDLAQDLTATAVVRPAPGSATDGTGFFESEDLLRFGWQLALGGDPLTEAEMDALAEAHRPVVRLRDQWVLVDPALVRKARKRDLGLLDPVDALSVALTGSTEIDGETVEAVPAGSLAALHARLTAGVRPAEPPPGLDATLRDYQLRGLAWLDLMTSLGLGGCLADDMGLGKTITLIALHLKRARTEPTLVVCPASLLGNWQREITRFAPGVPVRRFHGPDRTLDGPTGGFVLTTYGTMRSAAPALAGHAWGMVVADEAQHVKNPHSATAKALRTIPSPARVALTGTPVENNLSELWALLDWTTPGLLGPLKSFRARHARAVETGEDEEAARRLARLVRPFLLRRKKSDPGIVPELPPKTETDHPVPLTREQSALYEAVVRESMAAIETAQGMGRRGLVLKLLTSLKQICDHPALYLKEEHARAGGDRLAARSGKLALLDELLDTLLAEDGSALVFTQYVGMARLITAHLAERAVPVDLLHGGTPVPERERMVDRFQSGATPVLVLSLKAAGTGLNLTRAGHVVHFDRWWNPAVEEQATDRAYRIGQTQPVQVHRLVTEGTVEDRIAEMLESKRALADAILGSGESALTELSDRDLADLVSLRRPA; this comes from the coding sequence ATGAGTGAGCGGACCGTGACGGCCGGGCGGGACACGACCGGCCCCGGCGGCGCGGACGGGGCGGACGTCCCCGTCCGGCTCGCCGCCGTCTTCCTGCCCGCACCCCTCCCGCGCGAGGGACGGTTCGCCTTCTACGACCCCGAGGCCGCCCCCGCCGGGGAAGGCATCCCGGACTCCACCGACGGCCCCGCGCGGCCCGCCGACCTCACCGTCGTCCGTCCGCACGGCGCCGGGGTGCGCCGCCGGACCGTCCCCGCCCTGTCCCTCCCCGTCGACGAGGCCCTGCCGCTGCTCGTCCGCGCCCGCCACGACCCCGCGGCCCACCCCGCCACCGCCTGCTGGGGCGCCGCCGCCCTGCACGCCCTGCGGCTCACGGCCCGCGGCCGGCTGCTGCCCGGCCTGACCGCCACCGGCCACGACGCCTGGCGCGCGGGACCCCTCGACCCGGACGACGTGGCCCATCTGCGCGCGGTGGCCGCCGCCCTGCCCCCCGAGGGCCACGCCGTCCCGCTGCCCGGCCCCGGAGCCCTCCGGCTGCCCCGGCCGGAAGCACTGGTCCGCGCCTTCCTGGACGCCGTCGCCGACACCCTGCCCCGCACCCCGGCCGCGCCCTACGCCTCGGGACTGCCGTTCGCCGCGCGGAAGCCCCAGCGGCTGCCCCACGCCCACGACTGGGCCGCCGAGGTCGCCGCCGGCATGGACGCCGGGGTGCGGATCTCGCTCCGCCTGGACCTCTCCGCGTACGACCTCTTCGACGCCGGGGACGGAGCCGGCGGGGACGGGAGCGGCACCCGCGGCGCCGGTGCCGCGATCGTGCAGGTGCACAGCCTCGCCGACCCGACCCTGGTGGCCGACGCGGCGGCCCTGTGGTCGGGTGAGGCGGACGGCGCCTTCGGCCCCCGCGCGCGGGTGGACGCCGCCCTCGCCGTCCGCCGCGCGGCCCGCGTCTGGCCCCCGCTGGACCGACTCTCCGACCAGGACGTGCCCGACGTGCTGGCCCTGTCCGAGGACGAGCTGAACGACCTGCTGGGCGTGGCGGCCACCCGGCTCGCCGCGGCCGGGGTCGCCGTGCACTGGCCGCGCGACCTCGCGCAGGACCTGACCGCCACCGCGGTGGTCCGCCCCGCCCCCGGCTCCGCCACCGACGGCACCGGCTTCTTCGAGAGCGAGGACCTGCTGCGCTTCGGCTGGCAGCTCGCCCTCGGCGGCGACCCGCTCACCGAGGCCGAGATGGACGCCCTGGCCGAGGCCCACCGCCCGGTCGTCCGGCTGCGCGACCAGTGGGTGCTGGTCGACCCGGCCCTCGTCCGCAAGGCCCGCAAACGGGACCTGGGGCTGCTGGACCCGGTCGACGCGCTGTCCGTCGCCCTCACCGGCAGCACGGAGATCGACGGCGAGACGGTCGAGGCGGTCCCCGCCGGATCCCTCGCCGCGCTGCACGCCCGTCTGACCGCCGGCGTCCGGCCCGCCGAACCGCCGCCCGGTCTCGACGCCACCCTGCGCGACTACCAGCTCCGGGGCCTCGCCTGGCTCGACCTGATGACCTCCCTCGGCCTCGGCGGCTGCCTCGCCGACGACATGGGCCTCGGCAAGACGATCACCCTCATCGCGCTGCACCTCAAGCGGGCCCGCACCGAACCGACCCTGGTGGTCTGCCCCGCCTCCCTGCTCGGCAACTGGCAGCGGGAGATCACCCGCTTCGCTCCCGGCGTCCCCGTCCGCCGCTTCCACGGCCCCGACCGCACCCTGGACGGCCCGACCGGCGGCTTCGTCCTCACCACCTACGGCACCATGCGCTCGGCCGCGCCCGCCCTGGCCGGGCACGCCTGGGGCATGGTCGTCGCCGACGAGGCCCAGCACGTCAAGAACCCCCACTCCGCGACGGCCAAGGCCCTGCGCACCATCCCGTCGCCCGCGCGCGTGGCGCTGACCGGCACCCCCGTGGAGAACAACCTCTCCGAGCTGTGGGCCCTCCTCGACTGGACGACCCCGGGACTCCTCGGCCCGCTGAAGTCCTTCCGCGCCCGGCACGCCCGCGCGGTGGAGACCGGGGAGGACGAGGAGGCGGCCCGGCGGCTCGCCCGGTTGGTGCGCCCCTTCCTGCTGCGGCGCAAGAAGTCCGATCCCGGCATCGTGCCCGAGCTGCCGCCCAAGACCGAGACGGACCACCCCGTACCGCTCACCCGCGAGCAGTCCGCGCTGTACGAGGCGGTGGTGCGCGAGTCGATGGCCGCCATCGAGACCGCGCAGGGCATGGGCCGCCGCGGCCTGGTGCTGAAACTGCTGACCTCGCTGAAGCAGATCTGCGACCACCCGGCCCTGTATCTGAAGGAGGAGCACGCGCGGGCCGGCGGTGACCGGCTCGCCGCCCGTTCCGGCAAACTCGCCCTGCTGGACGAGCTGTTGGACACCCTGCTCGCCGAGGACGGCTCGGCGCTCGTGTTCACCCAGTACGTCGGCATGGCCCGTCTGATCACCGCGCACCTCGCCGAGCGGGCGGTCCCGGTCGACCTCCTCCACGGCGGTACGCCGGTGCCGGAGCGGGAGCGCATGGTGGACCGCTTCCAGAGCGGGGCGACCCCGGTGCTCGTGCTGTCCCTCAAGGCCGCCGGCACCGGACTGAACCTGACCCGCGCGGGCCACGTCGTCCACTTCGACCGGTGGTGGAACCCGGCGGTCGAGGAACAGGCCACCGACCGCGCCTACCGCATCGGCCAGACCCAGCCGGTCCAGGTCCACCGCCTCGTCACGGAGGGCACGGTCGAGGACCGCATCGCCGAGATGCTGGAGTCCAAGCGCGCCCTCGCCGACGCGATCCTCGGCTCCGGCGAGTCGGCCCTGACGGAACTGTCGGACCGTGACCTCGCCGACCTGGTGTCGCTGCGGAGGCCGGCATGA
- a CDS encoding sugar kinase, with product MTGPFPQQVGSPGEPRPPEDRLHRIRRRALTLLTIVLLIGIPAGYLVISANQSRASGKDKEAKYSATGLTYGWPSKLQRRLYQVPVPHPAWWVATYETNNWKTSRLYVEFETTDAGLRAFLTSLGVQQSDLKRDDITIGERDRDVTGWTFDGPGTWSGLVHEQENPAPTHDVVVNHDKPGYPRVYLVSRTVP from the coding sequence GTGACCGGCCCGTTCCCCCAGCAGGTGGGATCCCCGGGCGAGCCCCGCCCGCCCGAGGACCGACTGCACAGGATCCGGCGCAGGGCGCTCACCCTGCTGACCATCGTGCTGCTCATCGGCATCCCGGCCGGCTACCTGGTGATCTCCGCCAACCAGAGCAGGGCCAGCGGCAAGGACAAGGAGGCGAAGTACTCCGCGACCGGCCTGACCTACGGCTGGCCGTCGAAGCTCCAGCGCCGGCTCTACCAGGTGCCCGTCCCGCACCCCGCGTGGTGGGTGGCCACCTACGAGACCAACAACTGGAAGACCAGCCGCCTGTACGTCGAGTTCGAGACCACCGACGCGGGCCTGCGCGCCTTCCTCACCAGCTTGGGCGTGCAGCAGAGCGATCTGAAGCGGGACGACATCACCATCGGCGAGCGCGACCGGGACGTCACCGGCTGGACCTTCGACGGCCCCGGCACCTGGTCGGGCCTCGTCCACGAACAGGAGAACCCGGCGCCCACGCACGACGTCGTCGTCAACCACGACAAGCCGGGCTACCCGAGGGTCTACCTCGTCTCCCGCACCGTGCCCTGA
- a CDS encoding ROK family glucokinase, whose product MSTYRDFTAPIGSRRAPVLRTVGTRERRSHLTAPRVPTVGIDIGGTKVMAGVVDADGNILERLRTETPDKSKSPKVVEDTIVELVLDLSDRHDVHAVGIGAAGWVDADRNRVLFAPHLSWRNEPLRDRIAGRLAVPVLVDNDANTAAWAEWRFGAGRGEDHLVMITLGTGIGGAILEDGQVKRGKYGVAGEFGHMQVVPGGHRCPCGNRGCWEQYSSGNALVREARELAAADSPVAYGIIEHVKGNIADITGPMITELAREGDAMCIELLQDIGQWLGVGIANLAAALDPSCFVIGGGVSAADDLLIGPARDAFKRQLTGRGYRPEAHIVRAQLGPEAGMVGAADLARLVARRFRRAKRRRVERYERYERYAEARRTTQETL is encoded by the coding sequence ATGAGCACCTACCGCGACTTCACCGCCCCCATCGGCTCCCGCCGCGCCCCGGTCCTGAGAACCGTCGGCACCAGGGAGCGCCGCTCCCACCTGACGGCGCCCCGCGTCCCGACGGTGGGCATCGACATCGGCGGCACCAAGGTCATGGCGGGCGTCGTCGACGCCGACGGCAACATCCTGGAGCGGCTGCGCACGGAGACCCCGGACAAGTCCAAGAGCCCGAAGGTCGTCGAGGACACCATCGTGGAACTGGTGCTGGACCTGTCCGACCGGCACGACGTGCACGCCGTCGGCATCGGCGCGGCCGGCTGGGTCGACGCCGACCGCAACCGCGTGCTGTTCGCCCCCCACCTGTCCTGGCGCAACGAACCGCTGCGCGACCGCATCGCCGGCCGCCTCGCCGTCCCCGTCCTGGTGGACAACGACGCCAACACCGCCGCCTGGGCCGAGTGGCGCTTCGGCGCCGGGCGCGGCGAGGACCACCTCGTCATGATCACGCTCGGCACCGGCATCGGCGGCGCGATCCTGGAGGACGGGCAGGTCAAGCGCGGCAAGTACGGGGTGGCCGGCGAGTTCGGCCACATGCAGGTCGTCCCCGGCGGCCACCGCTGCCCCTGCGGCAACCGCGGCTGCTGGGAGCAGTACAGCTCCGGCAACGCGCTGGTCCGCGAGGCACGCGAGCTGGCCGCGGCCGACTCCCCGGTCGCCTACGGGATCATCGAGCACGTCAAGGGCAACATCGCCGACATCACCGGTCCGATGATCACCGAGCTGGCCCGTGAGGGCGATGCCATGTGCATCGAACTGCTCCAGGACATCGGCCAGTGGCTCGGCGTCGGCATCGCCAACCTCGCCGCCGCCCTCGACCCCTCCTGCTTCGTCATCGGCGGCGGCGTCTCCGCCGCCGACGACCTGCTGATCGGCCCCGCGCGGGACGCCTTCAAGCGCCAGCTCACCGGCCGCGGCTACCGCCCCGAGGCCCACATCGTCCGCGCCCAGCTCGGCCCCGAGGCCGGCATGGTCGGCGCCGCCGACCTCGCCCGCCTGGTCGCCCGCCGCTTCCGCCGCGCCAAGCGCCGCCGGGTCGAGCGGTACGAGCGCTACGAGCGGTACGCGGAGGCCCGCCGCACCACCCAGGAGACGCTGTGA
- a CDS encoding ATP-binding cassette domain-containing protein, translating into MTPTHHRAALVELSGVGKRYGTARALHDVSLAVHAGEITCVLGDNGAGKSTLIKIIAGLHQHDGGTLSLDGEATRLASPREALDRGIATVHQDLAVVPLMPVWRNFFLGSEPRKGIAPFRRMDVDHMRRTTRAELLRMGIDLRDVDQPIGTLSGGERQCVAIARAVYFGAKVLVLDEPTAALGVKQSGVVLRYVAAARDQGLGVVFITHNPHHAYLVGDCFVLLKRGTMAGNHTRDEITLDELTRQMAGGNELDDLRHELRPAEQRGEPRERPRRTRTRP; encoded by the coding sequence GTGACACCGACCCACCACCGCGCGGCGCTCGTGGAGCTGTCCGGCGTCGGCAAGCGCTACGGCACCGCCCGCGCCCTCCACGACGTGTCCCTGGCGGTGCACGCCGGCGAGATCACCTGCGTGCTCGGCGACAACGGAGCCGGCAAGTCGACGCTCATCAAGATCATCGCCGGTCTGCACCAGCACGACGGCGGCACACTGAGCCTCGACGGGGAGGCGACCCGCCTCGCCTCCCCGCGCGAGGCCCTGGACCGCGGCATCGCCACCGTCCACCAGGACCTGGCCGTCGTCCCCCTCATGCCGGTCTGGCGGAACTTCTTCCTCGGCTCCGAACCGCGCAAGGGCATCGCCCCCTTCCGACGCATGGACGTCGACCACATGCGCCGCACCACCCGCGCGGAACTCCTGCGCATGGGCATCGACCTGCGCGACGTCGACCAGCCCATCGGCACCCTCTCCGGCGGCGAACGCCAGTGCGTGGCGATCGCCCGCGCCGTGTACTTCGGCGCCAAGGTCCTGGTCCTGGACGAGCCGACGGCGGCACTGGGCGTCAAGCAGTCAGGTGTGGTCCTCAGATATGTGGCCGCAGCACGCGACCAGGGTCTGGGCGTCGTCTTCATCACCCACAACCCGCATCACGCGTACCTGGTGGGCGACTGCTTCGTCCTCCTGAAGCGCGGCACGATGGCGGGCAACCACACGCGGGACGAGATCACCCTCGACGAGCTGACCAGACAAATGGCCGGAGGCAACGAACTGGACGACCTACGCCATGAACTCCGGCCGGCCGAACAGCGCGGGGAACCGCGCGAGCGGCCACGACGCACCCGCACCCGGCCATGA
- a CDS encoding ABC transporter permease: MSETPHEAPGERFLRRSPALQRLLTRPELGSLAGALAVFCCFALAADGFLRASSLGTVLYAASTIGIMAVPVALLMIGGEFDLSAGVMVTSSALLSSMFSYQLTANVWVGVGVSLLVTLAVGAFNGLVLARTGLPSFIVTLGTFLMLTGLNLGLTKLISGTVSTRTVADMEGFDSARALFASTLTLGGVQIKVTVLWWLALTALGSWILLRTRAGNWIFAVGGNENAARAVGVPVTATRTALYMGVALGAWICGQHLLFSYDVVQSGEGVGNELIYIIAAVIGGCLITGGHGSAVGAAVGALLFGMTSKGIVYAEWNPDWFKFFLGAMLLLATLLNTWVRRRAEATK, translated from the coding sequence ATGAGCGAGACACCCCACGAGGCCCCTGGTGAAAGGTTTCTGCGCAGGTCTCCGGCGCTCCAGCGGCTGCTGACCCGCCCCGAACTCGGCTCCCTCGCCGGCGCCCTCGCCGTCTTCTGCTGCTTCGCCCTCGCCGCCGACGGCTTCCTGCGCGCCTCCAGCCTCGGCACGGTGCTCTACGCGGCCTCCACGATCGGCATCATGGCCGTCCCCGTCGCCCTGCTGATGATCGGCGGCGAGTTCGACCTCTCGGCCGGGGTCATGGTCACCTCGTCGGCCCTGCTGTCGTCGATGTTCAGCTACCAGCTGACCGCCAACGTCTGGGTCGGCGTCGGCGTGTCCCTGCTGGTCACCCTGGCCGTCGGCGCCTTCAACGGCCTCGTGCTGGCTCGTACCGGACTGCCGAGCTTCATCGTCACGCTGGGCACCTTCCTCATGCTGACCGGCCTGAACCTCGGCCTCACCAAACTGATCAGCGGCACCGTCTCCACCCGGACCGTCGCCGACATGGAGGGCTTCGACAGCGCACGGGCCCTGTTCGCCTCGACCCTCACCCTCGGCGGCGTACAGATCAAGGTCACCGTCCTGTGGTGGCTCGCCCTGACCGCCCTCGGCAGCTGGATCCTGCTGCGCACCCGCGCCGGCAACTGGATCTTCGCCGTGGGCGGCAACGAGAACGCCGCCCGCGCGGTGGGCGTCCCCGTCACCGCGACCAGGACCGCCCTCTACATGGGCGTGGCCCTCGGCGCCTGGATCTGCGGCCAGCACCTGCTCTTCAGCTACGACGTCGTCCAGTCCGGCGAGGGCGTCGGCAACGAGCTGATCTACATCATCGCGGCCGTCATCGGCGGCTGCCTGATCACCGGCGGCCACGGCAGCGCCGTCGGTGCGGCGGTCGGCGCCCTGCTCTTCGGCATGACCAGCAAGGGCATCGTCTACGCCGAGTGGAACCCGGACTGGTTCAAGTTCTTCCTCGGGGCGATGCTGCTCCTCGCCACCCTGCTCAACACCTGGGTACGCCGCCGCGCGGAGGCCACGAAGTGA
- a CDS encoding sugar ABC transporter substrate-binding protein yields the protein MARFSTWVGIAVAGALGLSLAGCSGTGGKRAEDARAAAAARGTAAVDTPRWTFAMITHAGDGDTFWDIVQNGARQAAAKDNIRFLYSHDDEAQQQAQLVDAAIDKKVDGIIVTLAKPDALKASLARAREAGIPVVTVNSGSAESKRFGALTHIGQDETIAGEAVGEELNARGREKALCVLHEQGNVGHEQRCDGVAKTFDGTLVRLHVNGTSMPDVQSAIEARLQSDAGVDAVVTLGAPYADTAAKAREGAGSDAEIDTFDLNAKVAAGLKDGSLGFAVDQQPHLQGYEAVDLLWLYRYNADVLGGGRPVLTGPQIITEDDAAALAAYAQRGTR from the coding sequence GTGGCACGGTTTTCGACCTGGGTGGGCATCGCGGTGGCGGGGGCGCTGGGCCTCTCGCTCGCCGGGTGCAGCGGTACCGGCGGCAAACGGGCGGAGGACGCCCGTGCGGCCGCGGCTGCCCGGGGAACGGCGGCGGTGGACACACCCCGCTGGACCTTCGCGATGATCACCCACGCGGGGGACGGCGACACCTTCTGGGACATCGTCCAGAACGGTGCGCGGCAGGCCGCCGCGAAGGACAACATCCGCTTCCTGTACTCCCACGACGACGAGGCGCAGCAGCAGGCGCAGCTCGTGGACGCGGCCATCGACAAGAAGGTGGACGGCATCATCGTCACCCTCGCCAAGCCGGACGCGCTGAAGGCGTCCCTGGCGCGCGCCCGCGAGGCCGGCATCCCCGTGGTCACCGTGAACTCGGGTTCGGCCGAGTCGAAGCGGTTCGGCGCGCTCACCCACATCGGCCAGGACGAGACGATCGCCGGTGAGGCGGTCGGCGAGGAGCTGAACGCGCGGGGCCGCGAGAAGGCCCTCTGCGTCCTGCACGAGCAGGGCAACGTCGGTCACGAGCAGCGCTGCGACGGCGTGGCGAAGACCTTCGACGGGACACTGGTCCGGCTGCACGTCAATGGCACGAGCATGCCCGACGTGCAGTCGGCGATCGAGGCCCGGCTCCAGTCCGACGCCGGGGTGGACGCCGTCGTCACGCTCGGCGCCCCCTACGCCGACACCGCCGCGAAGGCGCGCGAGGGCGCGGGCAGCGACGCCGAGATCGACACCTTCGACCTCAACGCGAAGGTGGCCGCCGGCCTGAAGGACGGCAGCCTCGGGTTCGCCGTCGACCAGCAGCCCCACCTCCAGGGCTACGAGGCGGTCGACCTGCTGTGGCTGTACCGGTACAACGCGGACGTCCTGGGCGGCGGCCGGCCGGTGCTCACCGGACCGCAGATCATCACCGAGGACGACGCCGCCGCGCTCGCGGCCTACGCACAGCGGGGCACCCGATGA
- a CDS encoding GntR family transcriptional regulator produces MQLELSVDRGSPVPLYFQLSQQLESAIEHGVLTPGTLLGNEIELAARLGLSRPTVRQAIQSLVDKGLLVRRRGVGTQVVHSRVKRPLELSSLYDDLETAGQRPSTKVLVNTLVAASAEVAAALGVAEDSEVHQLERLRCTHGEPMAYLCNYLPPGLLDLDTGQLEATGLYRLMRAAGITLHSARQTIGARAATAAEAERLGERSGAPLLTMERVTFDDTGRAVEFGTHTYRPSRYSFEFQLLVRP; encoded by the coding sequence GTGCAGCTGGAGCTGAGCGTGGACCGCGGCTCCCCCGTGCCGTTGTACTTCCAGCTGTCCCAGCAGCTGGAGTCCGCCATCGAGCACGGCGTGCTGACCCCCGGCACCCTGCTCGGCAACGAGATCGAGCTCGCCGCCCGGCTCGGCCTGTCCCGGCCGACGGTGCGCCAGGCCATCCAGTCCCTGGTCGACAAGGGGCTGCTGGTGCGCCGCCGCGGGGTCGGCACCCAGGTGGTGCACAGCCGGGTCAAGCGCCCGCTGGAGCTCAGCAGCCTCTACGACGACCTGGAGACGGCCGGTCAGCGACCCTCTACCAAAGTGCTGGTCAACACCCTTGTCGCGGCGTCCGCCGAGGTGGCGGCCGCGCTCGGGGTGGCCGAGGACAGCGAGGTGCACCAGCTCGAACGGCTGCGGTGCACGCACGGGGAGCCGATGGCGTACCTGTGCAACTACCTGCCGCCGGGCCTGCTCGATTTGGACACCGGGCAGCTGGAGGCCACCGGTCTGTACCGGCTGATGCGGGCCGCCGGGATCACCCTGCACAGCGCCCGCCAGACCATCGGCGCGCGGGCCGCCACCGCCGCCGAGGCCGAGCGGCTGGGCGAGCGGAGTGGTGCCCCGCTGCTCACCATGGAGCGCGTGACCTTCGACGACACCGGCCGCGCGGTGGAGTTCGGCACCCACACCTACCGGCCCTCGCGCTACTCCTTCGAGTTCCAGCTGCTCGTACGGCCCTGA
- a CDS encoding Gfo/Idh/MocA family protein, whose amino-acid sequence MRIGVIGTGRIGTIHAHTLSRHRDVGSLILTDVDPARAQALAHRLGETAAPGVDEIYTWGVDAVVITAATSAHADLIGRAARAGLPVFCEKPIALDLAGTLQAITEVETAGTVLQMGFQRRFDTGYTGAREAVRSGRLGRLHTVRAMTSDPEPPPAGYLPQSGGLYRDTLIHDFDALRWVTGREVTDVYATGSDAGPPMFREAGDVDTGAALLTLDGGVLATVTATRMNGAGYDVRMELAGERDQIAVGLDDRTPIASTEPTGPPAADKPWTGFLERFGPAYRAELIAFVEVVRGERANPCDGREALQSLLIAEACELSRRERRPVRPTELVSGATAAFT is encoded by the coding sequence ATGCGCATCGGGGTCATCGGTACGGGCCGCATCGGCACCATTCACGCCCACACACTCAGCAGGCACCGCGACGTCGGGTCCCTGATCCTCACGGACGTGGATCCGGCGCGGGCCCAGGCCCTCGCCCACCGGCTCGGCGAGACGGCGGCGCCCGGAGTGGACGAGATCTACACCTGGGGCGTGGACGCCGTGGTGATCACGGCGGCCACGTCCGCCCACGCCGATCTGATCGGCCGGGCGGCGCGGGCGGGGCTGCCGGTGTTCTGCGAGAAGCCCATCGCCCTGGACCTCGCGGGCACGTTACAGGCGATCACGGAGGTCGAGACCGCCGGGACCGTGCTGCAGATGGGCTTCCAGCGACGGTTCGACACCGGCTACACGGGCGCGCGCGAGGCGGTGCGTTCGGGCAGGCTCGGGCGGCTGCACACCGTACGGGCGATGACGAGCGACCCGGAGCCGCCGCCGGCCGGGTATCTGCCGCAGTCCGGCGGGCTGTACCGGGACACCCTGATCCACGACTTCGACGCCCTGCGCTGGGTGACCGGCCGGGAGGTCACCGACGTCTACGCGACCGGGTCCGACGCCGGGCCCCCGATGTTCCGCGAGGCGGGCGACGTCGACACCGGCGCGGCGCTGCTCACCCTCGACGGCGGCGTGCTCGCCACCGTCACCGCGACCAGGATGAACGGCGCGGGCTACGACGTGCGCATGGAACTCGCCGGGGAGCGGGACCAGATCGCCGTCGGCCTGGACGACCGTACGCCGATCGCGTCCACCGAACCGACCGGGCCGCCCGCCGCCGACAAGCCGTGGACCGGGTTCCTGGAGCGGTTCGGGCCCGCGTACCGGGCCGAGCTGATCGCGTTCGTCGAGGTGGTGCGGGGCGAGCGGGCCAACCCCTGCGACGGCCGCGAGGCCCTTCAGTCGCTGCTGATCGCGGAGGCGTGCGA